ACAACACCACGGGCCCCAAGGCCCACTGCATGTTCGAGTGGGTTTATTTTGCGAGGCCCGATTCTATAATGGACGGCCGCGAGGTCTACGATGTAAGAAGAAAGATCGGCGAGATCCTTGCAAAGGAGAGCCCTGCAGACGTCGACCTCATCATGCCGATACCGGACTCAGGGCGTGCACACGCGATCGGTTTCTCGGTAAAATCGAAGATCCCATACGAGGAAGGGTTCATGAAGAACCGTTTTGCGGAGCGCACGTTCATTCTGCCCGACCAGAGGCAGAGAGAGGCGGCCGTGTCCACCAAGATGAATCCCATCAAGAGCACGGTCAACGGCAAGAGGATCCTGATCGTGGACGACAGCATAGTGCGCGGAACGACGCTCAAGAAACTTATCAGCATGCTGAGGAGCGCCGGAGCCAAAGAGGTCCACGTTCGCATAGGATGTCCGCCGGTCATCGCTCCGTGCTACTACGGAGTGGACATGAAGACCCGCGACCAGTTCATTGCGACAAACCATTCCGTCGATCAGATATGTCAGATCATAGGCGCCGACAGCTTGGCGTACATCAGTGTGAAAGGTCTGATCGAAGCGGTCGGCATACCGGAGAGCGATCTGTGCCTGGCATGCGTATGCGGAAAGTATCCGACGCTCATTCCGGGCGAGGTCCACAGGTACCAGTCCACCCTCGTAGAGGACTTCAACAGCAAAACTGTATGATGGCCACTAGGAAACCTTTAATAGGAACAATTAATCACTGAATCCTACCGGGCAGGTAGATCAGTTGGAAGATCGCTACATTGGCATTGTAGAGGTCGCGAGTTCGAATCTCGCCCTGTCCACTCTTTTCAATATTAGACTGTCAAACTTGAGTTGATATGTTAATACTCACCATGTGGTGACTTAATTTACACGGTGTAAAGATTTATTAGAGCAAAACACATCGTAGAGTCTGTCATGGACCTGAAATTCAAAAGGGCACGTAGCAAAGAGAATAAAGAGAAGAGATTCTCAGATATACTCGATGTGTCCGCAGAGCTGTATGATAAATTGCGTTATCCGGGTCTGACATTTGAAGAAATATCAAAGAAATTGAATATCACGCGCCCTGCAATATACAAATATTTCAAAACGAAAGATGAGATCCTCGTAGAGATACTTCTCAGGGATCTCGACGACCTATGCAACGATCTCACGGACAGTTTCGATGTTTCTTCAGAATATACGAAGGAAGAGATCGCCACATTATGGACAGATGTCATGATGAAGAACAAGAGGATCATGGACGTTATGTCGCTTCATTCTTCATCCATCGAAAAGACGATCTCTGCCGAATACAACAGCGGACCGGAAAGTGTTTTAAAAGGATATATCCGGGCAATCAAGGAATTGATAAAACATCTCGTTCCCGGCATCGACGATAACACTGCCGTTGATTTCGTCTTGTATCAGATATCATTTGCCGTAGGCCTATATCCGTTCATGAAGATTAAAATGAACGATACGGATTCAAACAAGGAGATATTCAGATTCAACAGGATATACCGTGAGAATATCCTTATAAAACTAAAATCGATGAACTGTTCGTGAGAAAATATCCACGCCGTCGTTCAAACGGCATAGAAAAAGAAAAGGGTTGAACGCGAAATAGTTTATTCTTTACTTTTTCTCTGCTTTTGCCTTTGCTTTCTCTGCTTTCTTTTTTGCGTAGTTGCTTTTCATTTCTGCTATTTTGTTCTTGAAGCTCATTTTTATGCCCCCTTGCATGTTCTGCAAGTTAAGTTACACATAGTAATTTAAGTATAAATAGGTTACTTGGTGTAAATTAACAAATAAAATCAAAGGCCCATCTTTCAAAGGTTCTAAAATGGCGAATCCGGACAAACCATATGTCGTCTGATGGAAAATTCTAAAAGACGGTCGCAGAAAAATGTGAATTATTGATATTTCAGTGACAGACTAAGGGATTAAATCCCTTTCAGTCTGTCAAATGAGAGAAGATATCCTTCAAAGACCAAGCGATTTACCTGATCTTCTTCTCAAGTTTGGCAAGCTTCTTCTTTGCACCGTTGTCTCCGGAGTTTACCTGCCGAGTAAGTTCCTCCGCTTTTTCTTTCTTAACCTTGTTCTGCTTCGATAACTGTTTTTTGCTCATCGCCATGCAATAGTCACTTGACCCGCCTTGTACCATACTATATTTAGACTTTGGCTTTTCTGTAATCGATTATTTTCGAACGATATTGGAATGTGGACGATTCCGCCCTCAAATATCGCGGATCGCATCCTTCATGGACCTCACATATTCACCTATGTGAAAAACAGAGTCTTTACCTTCTTCGGCAATGATCTTAATGATGGCGCTTCCTACGATGACGCCATCGCTCAGACCGGCCATTTTCGCTGCTTGCTCGGGTTTGGAGATGCCGAACCCCACAGCACAAGGAATATTTGTGCTCCTTCTCACCAATTCGACCATGGACCCGATATCGGTCGTTATCTCGGCCCTTGTACCTGTGACTCCCAGTGAGGAAACAATGTATACGAATCCCTTGGCCTCTTTGGCTATCATCGATATACGGTCCTCGGATGTGGGTGCGATCAACGATATCAGGTCCAATCCATATTTACGGCATATCGGATCGAACTCGTCCTTTTCTTCAAATGGTACATCGGGCAATATCAGGCCGTCAATGCCGATGTCCCTGCATATCGATATGAATCTCTCGGAACCATATGAGAACACTACATTCGCATATGTCATGAACACCATTGGCACTTTCACATCGTTACGTATCTCGCGGACCATATCGAAGATATCGTCTGTTGTGACCCCGTTCTTCAAAGCACGTGCATTGGCAGCCTGTATGGTCGGTCCTTCCGCCGTCGGATCCGAGAACGGGATACCCAGCTCTATCAGGTCCGCACCGTTCATGACCATTTCCTTTACTGCCTTTTTCGTTGTCTCGAGGTCGGGGTCTCCGCAGGTGATGAATGCAATAAACGCCTTACCGTTGGCAAATGCGTCTCTGATGCTGCTCATTCTCTGACATCCTCCCCTCTATATCTTGCGATCGCAGCGCAATCTTTATCTCCGCGGCCTGAAAGCGTGACGACCAATATGTCGTTCCTTCCCATTTCCGGGGCGATCTTCATTACATGTGCGAGAGCATGTGCCGATTCTATCGCGGGGATTATGCCCTCCATTTTTGAAAGATATTCGAAAGCCTTGACCGCCTCCTCGTCTGTAACGGGAACATATTCGGCCCGGCGGATATCATATAGCCATGCATGTTCAGGCCCTATGCCCGGATAATCCAATCCCGCCGATATTGAATACACGGGAGCGATCTGACCATATTCATCCTGACAAAAATAAGATTTCATTCCATGAAATATCCCGGCACGTCCGGTATTGATCGTAGCGGCCGTCTCGAACGAATCTATTCCGCGCCCTGCTGCTTCGCAACCGATCAAACGAACATTATCATCGTTTATGAAATCGTAGAATGAACCGATCGCATTGGAACCTCCTCCCACACATGCTATTATCGCAGTCGGAAGTCTGCCCTCTTTTTCCAATATCTGCTGTTTTATCTCCTTACCGATCACGCTTTGAAAATCTCTGACGATCATGGGGAACGGATGAGGGCCCATCACAGATCCGAGACAATAATGGGTGTCCTCAATGCGATTTGTCCATTCGCGCATGGCTTCGGAAACAGCATCCTTGAGCGTTCCTGTACCCGATCCTACAGATACCACTTCGGCTCCGAGGAGCCTCATCTTGTAAACATTGAGGGCCTGGCGTTCCATGTCGTTGTTGCCCATGAATACTACGCATTCCATCCCCATCAGCGCGGCCGCCGTAGCCGTAGCCACCCCGTGCTGTCCGGCTCCGGTCTCGGCTATCAGACGTGTCTTGCCCATCTTTTTGGCCAACAGCGCCTGTCCCAGCACATTATTGATCTTGTGTGCGCCGGTATGATTCAGGTCTTCGCGTTTCAAATATATCTTCGCACCGCCCAGATCATTCGACATTCTTTCTGCGAAATACAATCTGCTGGGCCTTCCTGCATATTCGTTGAGGAGTCTATCCAATTCGGAAACGAATTCCGGATCCGCCTTATAACGGTCATATGCTTTCTCCAACTCAATGACCGCATTCATCAGGGTCTCCGGTATGTACTGTCCCCCATGTTCTCCGAATCTTCCTTTCTTTGTCATTTACTCATCTTCTTCATTCGATTTTCTAACAGCATCAATGAACTGTTTTATTTTTTGACGATCTTTGCTCCCATCCGTCTCCACTCCGGAACTGGTGTCGACGGCATATGGGCGGAACGATCTCACAATGTCATACACGTTGTACGGATCCAACCCTCCGGCAAAGAAAAACGGACGAGACCCCTTGTCAATCAGCGTTCCGTCAAATCGTTCTCCCGTACCGCCCGTTCCGTTATCCAATAATATGATATCTGCAGAAGACGCGATCGCCCCCTCGAAATCGTTCCTGTTGTTTATTCCGAATGCTTTCATTATTGGTACGTCCGTCTGTTTGCGTATGGTTCCGATGAATGCATCGTCCTCGCTGCCATGGAGCTGTATCATTCCGATAGTTCCGTCTTCTACTAATTTTACAATAAATTCGTCAGAATGATCGACAAATACTCCGACGCTTGTTATCCTGCGGTCCATCAAAGAACGCAGATGGGCCGCCGTCTCAGGCGTGACATGTCTGCGGCTTTTGTCAAAGAATACAAATCCTGCATAATCGGGGAGCAGATCATTGATGCATTCCACATCCTCGGGTGTCCTGATACCGCATATCTTGATCTTCGTCATTGGACGCCTTTCAGTTCGTTAAGTCTTTTCTTCTTATCATCAGAACGCATCAATGTTTCTCCGACAAGCACCCCGTCCACCTTGGATGCTCGAAGCATATCCACATCATGCGAATTGTTTATTCCGCTCTCGGCTATGAAAAGCACATCTTCCGGTACCATTTTTCTCAGCCTTATGCTGTTCTCGAGATCGACCGTGAAATCGCTCAAATTCCTATTATTTACGCCGATCATCCTCGCGCCCGCATCTAAGGCAGATGAGATATCATGTTCATCGTGTGCTTCTACCAGTGCGGACAGTCCGAGATCATCGCAGATCCCTATGTATCTGTGAAGATCGTCGCTATTCGTGATCGAACATATCAGCAGCACCGCTGAAGCGCCCAGCGTCTTCGCCTCATAGATCATGTAGTCGTCAACCGTGAAATCCTTTCTCAGACAGGGTACCGATACGGTCCCGGCTATTTTCTTCAGATGTTCATTGTCACCCAAGAACCATTTTGGTTCGGTCAATACAGATATGCATGACGCGCCGGCGGACTCGTATTCTCCAGCTATCCTTTCGAAAGGATAATCGGTTACTATCTTTCCTTTGGACGGAGAAGCTCGTTTGCATTCGCATATGAAGGACATGTCATCGCTCGATAAGGCCTTCTCGAATGGGAATCCGGTATCACATTCCATAGACGATGCCGAGGCCCTCATTTCTTCGAAGGAGATGTGCTTTTTCGATTCTTTGACACGAACCTTGGCATATTCCGCTATCGTCTGTAGAATGTCCGTCATGTATCTCACGCACTCGAGGCTTTGATGAATTCTTCCAGTTTAGACGCAGCCGCACCGCTGTCGATGATCTCTGTCGCGAGATCTATCCCCTGACCGATGTTGGCCGCTTTGCCGGCTACATACAGGGCCGAACCTGCATTGATCAATATGGAATTACGGCGGGCTCCCCCTTCTCCGTCCAGTATAGAACGTGTTATAGCCGCATTCTGAGCGGGTGTGCCTCCGACAAGTTCTTCTTTTTTACCCATAGGGAGGCCGAAATCCTCAGGGGACATCTCGAATGACCTGTAGTATCCACTTTTTATCTCGCAAACCGTAGTCGGAGCGCTTATAGAAATCTCATCTAATCTATCCTGTCCGTATACCACCATTCCGTGTTCTACTCCGAGTTTCATCAGTACCTTTGCCAACGGTTCCACCAACGATTCGCTGTACACCCCCAGAAGCTGCATGGATGGTGATGCAGGGTTGGTCAGAGGGCCGAGGATATTGAACACGGTACGAAATCCCAGTTCTTTCCGTATCGAACCGACATACTTCATCGATGTGTGATATTTTTGTGCAAAAATGAAACATATACCCACTTCATCGAGCAGTTCAACGCATCTTTGAGGCGAGAGGTCTATGTTCACCCCCAACGCCTCCAGACAATCGGCTGTTCCACATCTAGATGAGGCTGCACGGTTGCCGTGTTTTGCAATCTTGACACCTGCCGCCGCGACCACCAATGCGGACGTCGTCGAGATATTGAAGCTCTGCGACCCGTCACCGCCTGTGCCGACTATATCCATTATTTTCGCATCATGTACGATCTTTGTGGAATGTTCTCTCATGGCTGCGGCACAGCCCGTTATCTCGTCAATGGTCTCCGCATTGGTATTCTTCGTGCTCAATGCAGCGAGAAATGCCGCATTCTGGATCTGGGTGGTCCGCCCAGTCATGATCTCGTTCATAACCTGATAGGCCTCGTCATACGTGAGGTCCTCTTTGTTGACCGTCTTGATTATTGCTTCTTTGATCATGATATCATCTGCCCATTATTTCGAAGAAATTACGCATGATCTGTTCTCCGTCGGGCGTCATTATGGACTCCGGATGGAACTGGACCCCATAAACGTCATAACTTCTGTGGCATACGGCCATGACTTCTCTGTCCTCGCTCTTTGCTATAGTTCTGAGACATGCGGGAAGAGTTTCCTGAACAACCGCCAGAGAATGATAACGTGCTACCGGAACACTTTCCGGGCATCCTCTGAATATCGGGCTTTCGGTGTGTAATTTCACTATGGACTGTTTGCCGTGCATCTGTGTTTTTGCGTACGATACAGTTGCGCCGTAGGCCTCGCATATGGCCTGATGTCCGAGACAGACCCCCAATATCGGGATGTTCTTTCCGAATGCGCTGACCGCATCTACGCATATGCCCGCATCCTCCGGTCTTCCCGGTCCGGGCGACAATACTATTGCATCCGGGTTCATTTTCTCGATCTCATCGAGTGTGATCTTATCATTTCTGACGACCTTGATGTCAGGGTCTATAGAACCAATCAGCTGATACAGATTATATGAAAAACTATCATAATTATCGATAAGCAATATCATTCCGATCCCTCCGAGATCTTGAGAGCTTTTACCACTGCCGCAGCTTTGTCGATACATTCCTGATATTCTCTCTCAGGTACCGAGTCGGCCACTATTCCTGCGCCTGTTCTTATGAAGACCTTTCCGTTCTTTTTATATGCTATTCTGATTGCGATACACGTGTCCAGATTTCCGGTGAAATCAATATATCCTATGGCTCCGCCGTATATTCCGCGTTTATTTTTCTCAATATCGTTTATCAGTTGACACGCTCTTATCTTGGGCGCTCCGGAAAGTGTTCCTGCGGGCAATATGGCATCCAGTACGTCAAGTGCATCAAAACCGTCACGTATTTCTCCGCATACCGTGGAACCAATGTGCATCACGTGGGAAAAACGCTCCACGGAGTGATATTTCTCCACTTTAACCGTACCGAACTTGCTGATCTTACCAACGTCGTTCCTTCCAAGATCTACCAGCATATTGTGTTCTGCAAGTTCTTTGGTATCAGACAGGAGATCCATTTCCAGAGCTTTGTCTTCCTCTTCCGTCTTTCCCCTGGGGCGTGTACCCGCCAAAGGGAACGTATGCAATATTCCGTCCTTGAGTTTCACCAGTGTCTCGGGAGATGCACCGGCCACTTCCATGTCCGAACCTGAAAAGTAGAACATATACGGGGAAGGGTTGAGTTTTCTCAGTGCACAGTATGTGTTTAGAAGACTTCCTTCATATTCGGTCTCCAAACGATTCGACAGGACCATCTGGAATATGTCCCCTTCCCTGATGTGGTGTTTTGCTGTCTCGACCATGGCGCAATATCTTTCTTTGTCGAAAAGGGGTTTCAATTCCGTCATCATCTTTCCGGGTTCATTCTTTTTCGGTTTACCGTTGTCAACGAGGTCAACCATCTGCTGCAGATCCAGAACGGCTTTGTTATAATTCGTATCGGCATCAGAAAGATCGATGTTCACGATGAATACGATCTTGCGGTCAAGGTTATCGAAGGCGATCACCTTATCGAAAAGCATTATGTCAACGTCTTTGAATCCTTCAGTATCTTCAGCATCCAGATTTAAAACGGGTTCGGAATATTTCAGATAATCATATGAGAAGTATCCGACAAATCCCCCTGAAAAGGGAGGAAGATAATCCATACGCGGACTCTTATGCTCGTTCAATATCTGTCTTATATATTTTCCCGGATCGTCGGTCTTGAACGACAGTGAATCCACCTTCATGTTTCCGTTCACACATGTTATCGATGTCTTGGGATCATAACCCAGGAAAGTGTATCTTCCCCATGTCGCATCTTTTTCCACCGACTCCAATATGTAGCAGTGGCCCGAGATGTTTTTCAGAATGCGAAGTATATCGATCGGTGTCTTCTCGCCCGACGGAATCTCCGTGCTTACGGGAGCTGTTTTATACGCGCCGTTATTGGCCAATTTCCCTATCTCTTCAATGCTGGGACAGATTACTTTTATCATTTCCTTGACGACATCCGACTTTGCAAACACAGGTCCTTTACCCCTTCTTCAATAACCTTAAACCTACATCACGTATATATTTAACTACATTGATGTACATTTTAGTTCATTAATAAACCTTATAGGTGATTTAAAAAACCGGAAAATAATTTGGCGTTCCAGCATCCGCCGTGCATAAGATCCTTGGCATTCTCCGAATATGTCCGCTAACGTCCGTCCAAAGCGACCATCCTGTCACGATAATATCTTCAAAATGAACAGATGCATCAATCCACGGAAGACTTGAACACATACACTGATGTTGCACATCGCCGTCCCCGTCTGCGCGATGTGCATGTTTTTTATCGAAACACGAGGTCCGCAGTTCTTCGCTACCGTTCATCATACGGGCCCGAAAAATGCAAAGCGATGACTGGCGCTCTCAAAGCTTATAACTGCCGGATAATATGACCGTCCATGGACATCGATGCAATGATAGCATCAATCAAAGACCACTCTCCGGAGCTGGTCCTCGTCATCGGAGGTCTGCTTGCGATATTTATCGTATATCTGTACCTAAAGGACGAGGGATCGACCAAGTATAAGTTTGCTGTTTTCCTGGGGCTGGTGGCCGGCGTAGCGATGATATATATCGCGGCCGTCTCATGGTCGGGGCTGGCACTTTCAACGGCAATAATCGTCGCCGTGGGTGGTTTTGCGCTTATCATCAGGCCGTTCCGCGAAGTGCATTTCTCGGTAATACTGGCACTTTTCGTGATGGTCATCGTTTACATATTGCTGGGCGAACTGGATGGCACGCTGGTCTACGGTATCGAAATATCGTTCCTCGCGTCGGGATACGTAAGGATAATCATAGCGCTGGTAGCGGGCGCGATAGTGTATATGATCACCAACTTCATCGAGGAGATCATACGTCTTTTCGGTAAGATCCTGAACTGGTGGCCGTTACTCATGATCCTCGGATTGCTGTGCTTGGTAGAGGGAGCGAGCGTCTTCCTAGGATACGGATCCGTGTACGGAATCTATCTGGATTATACTTCCTGAGAGCCGTTGCGATATCATCTTTATGTAAACCTTTAAATCAGTAAAGGCGTTGTTGGGTGAGTGGGCCCGTGGCTTAGCCAGGATATAGCGCTGGCCTTCTAAGCCAGACGCCTCGGGTTCGAAAGTTTCATAAAAAGGAACCGAAATTCCCGACGGGCCCGCCAAAGGATGCCGCCCTCGGGGCAGGTGTCCAGGAAGGAAAATAACATGAAAAGAAGTTCACGCGCCTGGAAAAAACGCGGCAATCAGCGTTGGAAATGGCGCAAGAAGAAGATGAGAAGGAGAAAGAGAGCAGCTAAGATGCGCAAGCAGTGATCACAGTCATTCTGACAAGGGAGTATAGGCTAACCTGGCAGACTGGCGGGCTCCAGTTATCGAGCGTGATTGAATTGAGGTTGCTGAAGTTATGATGAATAACTGGAGCGATGACTCAATAATTTCGCGGGGGGTAGCTCCCCCCGTGGTGGAAACCCGCTGACGGGGGTTCAAATCCCTCTGCTCCCACCTTGCGTATCTTAGAAGCATCTTGCCCCCCGAAAAGGGGGCTTAACAACTT
This DNA window, taken from Methanomassiliicoccaceae archaeon, encodes the following:
- a CDS encoding 50S ribosomal protein L41e, which translates into the protein MKRSSRAWKKRGNQRWKWRKKKMRRRKRAAKMRKQ
- a CDS encoding phosphoribosylanthranilate isomerase — protein: MTKIKICGIRTPEDVECINDLLPDYAGFVFFDKSRRHVTPETAAHLRSLMDRRITSVGVFVDHSDEFIVKLVEDGTIGMIQLHGSEDDAFIGTIRKQTDVPIMKAFGINNRNDFEGAIASSADIILLDNGTGGTGERFDGTLIDKGSRPFFFAGGLDPYNVYDIVRSFRPYAVDTSSGVETDGSKDRQKIKQFIDAVRKSNEEDE
- the purF gene encoding amidophosphoribosyltransferase, with product MTGPKHSCGVVGISSENNVVPALQKSLMIIQHRGQESAGISVYNSEGTIDTVKDNGLVQTALPKYMLSKLHGNVGIGHVRYPTTGSRINGNAQPLTATTGYGPLAIAHNGDITNFDSLKEMYLSSGWSFFTDSDSELVTKIFSKYSAQYTDPVKALKATCGDLDGSFSLVMLVGNRLFGIRDPRGMRPLCIGRIRDGYMLVSESAAIDAMNGELIRDVMPGEIVEITPTEIISYPYNTTGPKAHCMFEWVYFARPDSIMDGREVYDVRRKIGEILAKESPADVDLIMPIPDSGRAHAIGFSVKSKIPYEEGFMKNRFAERTFILPDQRQREAAVSTKMNPIKSTVNGKRILIVDDSIVRGTTLKKLISMLRSAGAKEVHVRIGCPPVIAPCYYGVDMKTRDQFIATNHSVDQICQIIGADSLAYISVKGLIEAVGIPESDLCLACVCGKYPTLIPGEVHRYQSTLVEDFNSKTV
- the trpB gene encoding tryptophan synthase subunit beta; amino-acid sequence: MTKKGRFGEHGGQYIPETLMNAVIELEKAYDRYKADPEFVSELDRLLNEYAGRPSRLYFAERMSNDLGGAKIYLKREDLNHTGAHKINNVLGQALLAKKMGKTRLIAETGAGQHGVATATAAALMGMECVVFMGNNDMERQALNVYKMRLLGAEVVSVGSGTGTLKDAVSEAMREWTNRIEDTHYCLGSVMGPHPFPMIVRDFQSVIGKEIKQQILEKEGRLPTAIIACVGGGSNAIGSFYDFINDDNVRLIGCEAAGRGIDSFETAATINTGRAGIFHGMKSYFCQDEYGQIAPVYSISAGLDYPGIGPEHAWLYDIRRAEYVPVTDEEAVKAFEYLSKMEGIIPAIESAHALAHVMKIAPEMGRNDILVVTLSGRGDKDCAAIARYRGEDVRE
- the trpA gene encoding tryptophan synthase subunit alpha; amino-acid sequence: MSSIRDAFANGKAFIAFITCGDPDLETTKKAVKEMVMNGADLIELGIPFSDPTAEGPTIQAANARALKNGVTTDDIFDMVREIRNDVKVPMVFMTYANVVFSYGSERFISICRDIGIDGLILPDVPFEEKDEFDPICRKYGLDLISLIAPTSEDRISMIAKEAKGFVYIVSSLGVTGTRAEITTDIGSMVELVRRSTNIPCAVGFGISKPEQAAKMAGLSDGVIVGSAIIKIIAEEGKDSVFHIGEYVRSMKDAIRDI
- a CDS encoding TetR/AcrR family transcriptional regulator gives rise to the protein MDLKFKRARSKENKEKRFSDILDVSAELYDKLRYPGLTFEEISKKLNITRPAIYKYFKTKDEILVEILLRDLDDLCNDLTDSFDVSSEYTKEEIATLWTDVMMKNKRIMDVMSLHSSSIEKTISAEYNSGPESVLKGYIRAIKELIKHLVPGIDDNTAVDFVLYQISFAVGLYPFMKIKMNDTDSNKEIFRFNRIYRENILIKLKSMNCS
- the trpC gene encoding indole-3-glycerol phosphate synthase TrpC, which codes for MTDILQTIAEYAKVRVKESKKHISFEEMRASASSMECDTGFPFEKALSSDDMSFICECKRASPSKGKIVTDYPFERIAGEYESAGASCISVLTEPKWFLGDNEHLKKIAGTVSVPCLRKDFTVDDYMIYEAKTLGASAVLLICSITNSDDLHRYIGICDDLGLSALVEAHDEHDISSALDAGARMIGVNNRNLSDFTVDLENSIRLRKMVPEDVLFIAESGINNSHDVDMLRASKVDGVLVGETLMRSDDKKKRLNELKGVQ
- a CDS encoding aminodeoxychorismate/anthranilate synthase component II, which gives rise to MILLIDNYDSFSYNLYQLIGSIDPDIKVVRNDKITLDEIEKMNPDAIVLSPGPGRPEDAGICVDAVSAFGKNIPILGVCLGHQAICEAYGATVSYAKTQMHGKQSIVKLHTESPIFRGCPESVPVARYHSLAVVQETLPACLRTIAKSEDREVMAVCHRSYDVYGVQFHPESIMTPDGEQIMRNFFEIMGR
- a CDS encoding anthranilate synthase component I family protein, with the translated sequence MFAKSDVVKEMIKVICPSIEEIGKLANNGAYKTAPVSTEIPSGEKTPIDILRILKNISGHCYILESVEKDATWGRYTFLGYDPKTSITCVNGNMKVDSLSFKTDDPGKYIRQILNEHKSPRMDYLPPFSGGFVGYFSYDYLKYSEPVLNLDAEDTEGFKDVDIMLFDKVIAFDNLDRKIVFIVNIDLSDADTNYNKAVLDLQQMVDLVDNGKPKKNEPGKMMTELKPLFDKERYCAMVETAKHHIREGDIFQMVLSNRLETEYEGSLLNTYCALRKLNPSPYMFYFSGSDMEVAGASPETLVKLKDGILHTFPLAGTRPRGKTEEEDKALEMDLLSDTKELAEHNMLVDLGRNDVGKISKFGTVKVEKYHSVERFSHVMHIGSTVCGEIRDGFDALDVLDAILPAGTLSGAPKIRACQLINDIEKNKRGIYGGAIGYIDFTGNLDTCIAIRIAYKKNGKVFIRTGAGIVADSVPEREYQECIDKAAAVVKALKISEGSE
- the trpD gene encoding anthranilate phosphoribosyltransferase, which produces MIKEAIIKTVNKEDLTYDEAYQVMNEIMTGRTTQIQNAAFLAALSTKNTNAETIDEITGCAAAMREHSTKIVHDAKIMDIVGTGGDGSQSFNISTTSALVVAAAGVKIAKHGNRAASSRCGTADCLEALGVNIDLSPQRCVELLDEVGICFIFAQKYHTSMKYVGSIRKELGFRTVFNILGPLTNPASPSMQLLGVYSESLVEPLAKVLMKLGVEHGMVVYGQDRLDEISISAPTTVCEIKSGYYRSFEMSPEDFGLPMGKKEELVGGTPAQNAAITRSILDGEGGARRNSILINAGSALYVAGKAANIGQGIDLATEIIDSGAAASKLEEFIKASSA